tcagggaaccaaggttacatacgtaaccgagatgttattatatatatagatttgtgtatatatatatatatatatatatatatatatacaaatctatatatataataactgaaaaataaataagtatatatttcAACATATTCTGCAATATTGTTTCACTCTCAACAAAAGCCCCGCCCATTCCAGGACTTCGTGCATTAGAATCGACGTTCCATCCGTTTATTAGATTTCTGTGTTTTGAGACACAGCTGGACTGACAGCTCTGTACAGTAACAGCCAGAGACACTCGAACTGAATCAGTAGGCTACTACTCTTCAGCAGCTGTTATTGAAAGGCTTTAACTGTGGAGATCTACGCCTCTTTCCGGCCTTCATGTCAAGCCTTTGGGATCGTGTGTGTCCCACAGTTCCCTCTATCTGCCCGTAGCTTGTCCATGTCGCTCCGGCGCTTCTCGGGGCTCATGGAGAGCTCCGGGTCCGCCTAGCCCAGGGAGCTGTTCGAGGCCTGAAGGAGCGGAGACCTGGAGCGGGTGAAGAGGCTCGTGTGCCCGGAGAATGTGAACGGGGGGACACCGCAGGGAGGAAGTCCACCCCGCTGCACTTAGCTGTGGGTgagtaggggagagcaggggtgaaagtaccatttttcagaaaaacatcattttaaaagataatgttgtatacagagatatatttctgctgtggccagtaactcagaagtgtggtctaacaataccaggtggtattttgtagaaatgtagaaagaattcagtataatttcactttgaacataagttgaacattgttactttaggccccatcggttgggacgaaagtaacacacaggtgggtcaaaagtaacacaacaatatatattttttctgttactcttatttttcttaagtatacctgattgtgaccttgttaataagtaactgcaaacatattttatcCTTTacctttgcaaaaaaataattaaattaccttttcatattttcattttaaatttaagtttaagtttcatcagatgtcttaaaacctgattgtatttttttattgtaaatttctatgtatttttatataataaaaaaattctacagaatgcacaatataaacatttaatcacattagcataataaaaaaactctaaacataatgtaacagtaggcctatttatgtttccatccagttgtttttatgcatgaattaaaaatgtgcattaaaacatctggaaacactgcaaattcacaggtggaggtgtaaggctaagatatggctaaaacctaaatataaatgtgacgtagcagctgcccagagagagatgttcctctatgtcctgaaacaccctctcaaaaacatctggataaaaccagacctctgtctgtctttctgaccctcgctaagacatattcttttggtataatataacataaaaatttgtaagaaatgatgcaagacacagaaattcacaatatagcttgcactggaacaaaataaatactttttgtgactgtagcggaacaaaagtaacaactgttactttcgtcccgacaggaactcctaacatttaaactccatttaattttatatataaaaaaaaaaatgaaaatgcaaactttgggatgtgttaaagcactaaataacatgtaaattgatcattactgtgacacataaaacaagaaaaacaacacgactaataaaaaaaaagactgcttcaacaatttactttttgtactcgaaaacagttttacggacctaacttccggaaacgatgaggaaatcacatgatatttctcagctctgtcaaggattgcatgctgaatatactgtcatagctgggaatgcaaatgcagaaagaggccCAGAGAAAATcactttgttactttcgtcccacattactttcgaccccgctctcccctaGTCTCTTCCTATTCCATTCTAGTCGTTTTGTTTTCTAAACCAAgattctaatttattcaaaaatgtcattacattctatttttttttctaatagttTTTGTTCTATCCTTTGATCTATATCATCATCAGTATTCATGAATTACACTGTGTTTGCATAGCATTAATAATCAAATCaattacaaatgacaaaagcTTAGcttaattctgaatatatattggGTCTCTTATATGAATTAATTGCACTTTTTGTTTGTTACATTAAGTATATAATTAAGTAAACTGCTGAGAATACCATGTGCTTTTATGTGTAATATGTTATAGCTTTCTGATACACTTGAAATCACATATTGACattgtaattaatatatttgCAGCATAGACATTTTTTTATACTAACCTACAAATACTAATATGGTTTATATAGTCATATACAGTAACATATAACTTAACTTAAATAATCAACGTCTGCATTGGTAATGCCTCCTAGTAATAAAGTTTACAGAATTGATTTGCATTTTGAATGTATAATGCAGCAGTATAAATCATGTTTGTCATTTGTAGTTTGCTGCAACATGGTGCTGAGCCAACCATCCGAAACACTGATGGAAGGACAGCGCTTGACCTGGCTGAACTCTCTACCAAAGCTGTGCTGACCGGTGAGCTCTCGATCCTCATGCTTGCTTCTCTGGTAATGTTTGGAATCAAGATCTAGTTCTAATCCAGAGATGGTTGCAACATTCAGTTTTAAACCCTTCAAGCACATGAAGAGGTGCGCACACACTCCGAGAGCCACATTTCAGACATTCATGTAAATTCATGAATTGATTCCTCTTTTGCGTGTACTTGCACTTGAACGAACACATGCACAGAAAATGACCTCAAAAGAACAGTTTCgtcaagtattctcgtaaacgcAGTGAGTTATGTCTTCAATGAACGTAAGAAATGGCAAAAGAAATTGCATGTGCATCATTATATTGGATCCATGTATTTGGTCTTAAAGGTCTTGAATGCCTTTAAatagctgctgttccataagcgccacctgctgtcagagagtgacattTACATCTCATCTAGCTGCAcaagttttatttgtattatttatttagttgttgcCCTATTTATTTGCCACACATCCTTTTGAAACACTTGCTTGTGATTGCCATAATTCCCATTTCCCTTTTCTTAATTTGTTTATAAGCCTAGTAATTAATTGCCCATTTACTCCAGACTAACATGTTCTCCTGGTGAGGCTCAAATGAGATTTCCATTTATGTTAATATACTTAATTCTTTCTTAAATCTAGGTGACTATAGAAAGGATGAACTCCTCGAGAGCGCAAAGTAATAACAATTTAAGCTCAATAATGTTCAGGATACCTGAGGAGAGATGAAAATTGCTGAGCTAAATTGCTGTCGTGACTCGCATTGTTCCTTTAATTGACTTGCCGCTCAATGTGTTTAAACAAAAGTGGAAATGAAGAAAACCTGATGAGCCTCCTCACACCATTAAATGTCAGCTGTCACGCTGGTGATGGAAGGAAGgtgatttattgaattaaatattcTAATGTTATCTCCATACCCGTATGACAGTGCTATTGTTAAAGTACAGGTCCTTCtgaaaaaattagcatattgtgataaaagttcattattttccataatgtaatgataaaaatttaactttcatatattttagattcattgcacaccaactgaaatatttcaggtcttttattgttttaatactgatgattttggcatacagctcatgaaaacccaaaattcctatctcaaaaaattagcatatcatgaaaaggttctctaaacgagctattaacctaatcatctgaatcaactaattaactctaaacatctgcaaaagattcctgaggcttttaaaaactcccagcctggttcattactcaaaaccgcaatcatgggtaaggactgccgacctgactgctgtccagaaggccatcattgacaccctcaagcgagagggtaagacacagaaagaaatttctgaactaataggctgttcccagagtgctgtatcaaggcacctcagtgggaagtctgtgggaaggaaaaagtgtggcaaaaaacgctgcacaacgagaagaggtgaccggaccctgaggaagattgtggagaaggaccgattccagaccttgggggacctgcggaagcagtggactgagtctggagtagaaacatccagagccaccgtgcacaggggtgtgcaggaaatgggctacagagaagcagcactggactgttgctcagtggtccgaAGTACTTTTtccggatgaaagcaaattttgcatgtcattcggaaatcaaggtgccagagtctggaggaagactggggagaaggaaatgccaaaatgcctgaagtccagtgtcaagtacccacaatcagtgatggtctggggtgccatgtcagctgctggtgttggtccactgtgttttatcaagggcagggtcaatgcagctagctatcaggagattttggagcacttcatgcttccatctgctgaaaagctttatggagatgaagatttcgtttttcagcacgacctggcaccggctcacagtgccaaaaccactggtaaatggtttactgaccatggtattactgtgctcaattggcctgccaactctcttgacctgaaccccatagagaatctgtgggatattgtgaagagaaagttgagagacgcaaaacccaacactctggatgagcttaaggccgctatcgaagcatcctgggcctccataacacctcagctgtgccacaggctgattgcctccatgccacgctgcattgaagcagtcatttctgcaaaaggattcccgacagagtattgagtgcataactgaacataattatttgaaggttgactttttttgtattaaaaacactggtCGGATTAAataagctaattttttgagataggaattttgggttttcatgagctgtatgccaaaatcatcagtattaaaacaataaaagacctgaaatatttcagttggtatgcaatgaatctaaaatatatgaaagtttaatttttatcattacattatggaaaataatgaacttttatcgcaatatgctaatttttttagaaggacctgtatgttgTGTTTGTTTGCCACGTTTGTTTTTCTGCATCTTTTAGTTTTACAAATTGGGATCGTTTTTGGTCATCACattaaaaagaatatttaaaGTGGTATTGcgtccttcatatctccaaagagTCTTActtttatcagatttataaaagacaGATACAGCTGTACCTCTTCTCTCCAAAAACAACCGAGTTGCTTTCTCCCTTCGAGTCCTAATCATGAACAGGATCTTGTATCTCTGggactgctccatctttcagtatCAAATGATCTGCAAATCCAGcctcaaactgggccttgtttataaaaaatgACGTCCTGAAGGGCCATACTTTACAAACTTTATGAAACTTATTTGAACCTAGAAGAAATCTATTTGTCATACATCCAATacattttttgaaactttgcccacgtttagcatgagaatccaactctttaactgtGTAAATAcgtcagaatgcatgaaatagcatagAGTATACCTGTTCGGACTCGGGAGAGTGTGTGACGTTCTGTCATGTAGTGTGAACACAACAACAACTAGATACCCCAGACAGTCGTGTAGTGTGAGAAGAGCAGCGATCATGTGAACTCATTATAGATGTTGTTAGAGATCGCACTGGTGTGATCACCACATTTGGCCAACTGATAAAATCTGCCATTTCTGTTGCATATAAGAAACCTCAAACAAAACGAAAGAGGAATGAAACTGTGCTATTCGTTTGAGCCAAGCTGCATGGACTATTTGTCAGCTTGGACAAACATGGTCTGCACGTCGAATTTCCACTAGAAATAGTAAACCATCCGGGAACCTTTTGGATCCTCATTACTCAAATCATGATATGATCTGAGACACAATAGTTCTAATTTTAAATACTACTTAGGATGGCTACTGTAGTATGTTAATTGCAATGCAGTAATGAGATTAATATATAAGTTTATGATTTATGGAGAAAATAATACCTTTTACCATGTTTTCTGTGCACGCACACAACAGCCATAATTATGTTCAAAAACAATGtcaaagtgaattttgcataataggtcccctGTAAACGGACGGCAGCCTAATAAACTTCCTGCTGTCTACAACCCCCTATGGACACCTTGCCAATTAAATCGCCATTGGTTAGTAATTTTTTCAGTTTACTTGCCAGACAGAATTATGTCAAGGTTAATGTACATCTAACCGGTTGTTCTCTCAGAAAAATGTATCCGACTTTCCAAtgccacatactgtatatgagAAAGATAACCATTTATCAACCAATTCACTagaaaaaaagagacattttttttccaGTGCCGCATATGTGAGAGAACCATTTAGGATAAACCAATTCAAAAGAATGAATCTGGCTTTCCAATAAAACACGTGAGAATGATTGTGACAAACCAGTTCACTAGAACGAAGCAGGCAATGCTACATACGTTAGAGAGAACCATGTAGCATGAACCGGTTCACTAGaataaggcccaatcccaattctaccccttagcccttcccctttcccctacccctacCCGTGTCTCggttctcttttggttggaggggaaggagtaaggggaagggccagatagcccttcaaactaaGATCTTTCgcgaccacacttcaaacgaaggggtatgaattatctcggaaaCATAGCTGCTACAGTGAACAAAAAGACGCATAAATTGTAAgccttttttggcataaatacagattttaatgaaaaggaatcatttgttttatgttacattcaattgtgagttcatattaatggtcatgttactcaaagacatgtttgcaaaaaaatcgctaatatttgctaacgtgatatcattacagactgcatgatagtgccacagcatatgtctgatcagggcgatgtCTGATCTCCTGGATGTGAGAGCTGCGCGATTTCCAATCTATGTGTCATGTCAtatgtgtcagtaagcagctcattaatacagaacgataattaaaggctctaatgcacaccagcacaccagtatatgtgtgtattgtaagagcgaGACAACGAATGATGacgtgtgacgtcatggtagtggtgtcccaatcctccctaccccttgacactctgttttaagtgacaaggggaaggggaaggggtataaaatagaattgggattgggcctaaatcAGACTGTCCTGTACAACCTGTAGCAGCTTAGaaacaaatatttgtaatgtgCAAATCTTTGTttaatttcacacaaaaatgtttgGAGGGCTGACTGAAGTGTTGAGATTTACTAGAGGAACACTTTGTAAAGTGATTACTGATCAGTGTGAGTAATACAGTAGTCATGTGCCCAGAGGTGTGAAATGAATACGAGTCTGTGTCATTAGATAACTCTGGACGTCCTGGTGGAAATGGGCCACACAGAGCTGAAGGAGACAAGGAGACACACACAAGATCATCAGAGGGGTGGAGAGATTTATTAGTGGACCTCAGAGTAAGAGCTGCTTCTCCTTTCATCCAGAAGAGTTCATTTGAGAGAATCATTAATTAGAAACAGGGTTTAAGAATCACTTTGATCTCGTTTTCTCTAATATCTCGGCTTAACATTGGAGGTTTTTCTCTGGACAAGGTCTACTtattatggaagcccgtttccgccactgaataaaacattttaaaaagttaattgtgactttttttcctcttaattctgacttttttctaagaactgtgtgatataaactcataGTTCTGACTGCAGTTCTGTGAAAAAAGTAATGTGagactcgcaattctgacttttttctctcgcaattctgacttctcttctccgaattgtgagatattaaaaaagtcaaattctgaagagaaaaaataattattttcttgcaattgcatgtttatatttggcaatatttactttttttctcagaattgcaagtttaaatgtcaattttgattttttttttttctcaagtttacatctcaaaatagtcattgtgagatataaacttgcttTCCACAACTAAAAACTctcaattatcttttttttttttttccaattgcagaaacgggcttccataactTTTTTTCATCACCAAAACTCATAAACTTCAAAATTCAATTCACGTTAGCAAAGTTCAAGATAAATGTGCTGGTTTATTTTTATGCTGCACATTTAAAGCATCTTTCTCTGCATTCCCTTTTTTAGCTAATATCAATGTATGTGATTTATTTGCAGccagtttaattaattaatcggcATATCATGTTGATGAACAAATGACAAATGTAGATGACAAACAAACTGTacaataatttagtttttattcataatatGTCCTCTTAAAGAATCAAGCTGAAGCTTTTGTTTTGCAGATTTGTTTGCACTTATTTCCCCATCACAGgtttcccttatgaaacaaaaatatattgcagtatattggaaaatataatgtaatatattaggcatatattcttatatatatttatttttttccaatatattgcaatatattgaaagcggcaatcatttgtatattttgcaatatattatataatatacgtatcatcaatatattctaaaatgcattcaaatatataaaatattagaaaataaaaagggaaaataatatatcacaatatattttaagagatatattggtaaatatattttcctttcgtaagggttaaACCCTTACTTGACCCTGAACACAAGCAACAGTGGAACAATTCTGATAGATCTGTCTCCAGACGACAAGGAGTTTCAGTCGGTTGAGGAAGAGGTAGAGTTTCTTATTGAAATGATGTTGTgctgatttttttcatgtttagcaTTTTTCTCCTCATGTGTCATCATCTGCCTGAGCCCCAAgagattttgttaaaaataatcacaatCTTGTTATCTAAAAGTGTACTAGGAGAATCCAGTAGTGGTTGAACATGTTCAGGTGGTTTTCAGAAGCCATACAGAGCAAGTAGCTAATTATTAAAACACCAGGGACGTGCTTTGTTTACTAGGGATCTCTTGTGTCTTCTGTTTCGTGTCTCTGAACAGATGCAAAGTACGATAAGGGAACACAGAGATGGCGGTCATGCAGGTGGGGTTTTCAACAGATACAGCATTATGAAGGTAAGTGATCTGAATGCCttcataaattaacattaatctgCAGTAGATTAACCAATGCAGAATTTTGGTACAAAGTGGTAAAATCATTTATTTCGGGTCAGATCCAGAAGGTGTGCAACAAGAAGCTGTGGGAGAGATACAGCCATCGCAGAAAGGAGGTTTCTGAGGGGAACCACAACCATGCCAATGAACGCATGTTCTTCCACGGTGTGTGAACCAAAGCCTGGTTTCAAACCACTCCTTCTGATTAGGGCTGCAACAGCTAATAGATAAATTCAAGAAAATAATCAACAACTAATTTGATTATCCATTCATCACGTCTTTCAACTTTGCACAGAAAACTTCCACCAGTCATGTCACTCTACAGCAGCAAAAAGCTCATATATGTGCACAAAATGCATCTGGAAAACAAGGATGCAAAGTGAGCTGCTGCAGGAAAAGTGCATGACCCAAGTTATTCAGAATATGAGAATTTATCATATCAAGTGATTCAAACATAAGCCATGCATTTTATGGTTGTATCCTTTcatgcaaacatttaaaaatcacagaGTTGTTTCCATTTTTCATAAAGGCTCGTCCTGACAGCAAACGAGTATCTGATAGAATTCactaattatttttcttcattttattttatttttttatggtgagcaatcattttaatttgtacacCTTTTTCCCCCacgtaatgtttaatattttaattgcttTCAAATTGCACATGGTTTCGGGCTGGATGTGGCATTTAAAGTCGAATTGGATTTTTCATCCAATTAAGTGAAGAAATATTCATTGTTAGATTAatggattattaaaataatcactagTTGCAGCCCAATCCTGATCAACAGAACCTCAAGGAAATGCTTTATTTCTGCTTCCCCAGGCTCACCGTTCGTAAACGCCATCATTCACAAGGGCTTCGATGAAAGGCATGCGTACATAGGAGGAATGTTCGGGGCCGGGATCTACTTTGCGGAAAACTCTTCCAAAAGCAACCAGTATGTTTACGGAAT
This portion of the Carassius gibelio isolate Cgi1373 ecotype wild population from Czech Republic chromosome A12, carGib1.2-hapl.c, whole genome shotgun sequence genome encodes:
- the LOC128025017 gene encoding poly [ADP-ribose] polymerase tankyrase-2; this encodes MQSTIREHRDGGHAGGVFNRYSIMKIQKVCNKKLWERYSHRRKEVSEGNHNHANERMFFHGSPFVNAIIHKGFDERHAYIGGMFGAGIYFAENSSKSNQYVYGIGGGTGCSLHKDRSCYMCQRHLLFCRVTLGKSFLQDITQSLAGPVSTVSLWRSKSSTEESRCSDLYLK